In Musa acuminata AAA Group cultivar baxijiao chromosome BXJ3-9, Cavendish_Baxijiao_AAA, whole genome shotgun sequence, a single genomic region encodes these proteins:
- the LOC135648554 gene encoding 65-kDa microtubule-associated protein 5-like: MSRLPLPSPARTEATTCGSLLQELQDLWDEIGENDRERDRTILQLEQECLDLYRRKVDQTRKHKAELHQMLADGEAEVSNLISILGERETFVRLEKKAGTLKEQSAMIKPLLDDLGQKKEQRIKEFLDVQLQIVRICAEIAGNIHQRSSTSAQVDERDLTLKRLGELKCQLHELQKDKNLRLQKVGAYIKLIQDLSLVLSVDFYKMISGVHPSFGDSSNNLTESISNETLARLAGIVHSLEQEKLQRLQKLQNLGSTLVELWNLMDMPMDEQKRFDHVTCLTSSSVDSVLGKGCLALELIDQAEHEVERLNVLKASKMKELVLKKQNELDKIYRSVHMDVDGEGARETLIGLIDSGKVDLAELLSRMDNQTVKAKEQALSRKDILEKVEKWTFASEEENWLDDYEKDENRYAAGRGVHKNLKRAEKARILVNKIPSLVENLASKIKTWENEKGLPFMYDKVRMLDSLENYVKLRQQREEEKRRFRERKKLQEQFATEQEALFGSKPSPMRQFPTKKPLGQSSSANIACGTPTGRRVSTPFGRQGIVSSGKEKKGGKGSVVTPDNYVSLQKDDSVSHNSSIL; encoded by the exons ATGTCTCGTCTCCCGCTGCCTTCCCCGGCTCGCACGGAGGCCACCACCTGCGGATCTTTGCTCCAAGAACTGCAG GATTTATgggatgaaataggggagaatgaTCGTGAAAGGGACAGGACAATACTACAGCTTGAACAGGAATGTCTTGACTTGTACAGAAGAAAAGTAGACCAAACTAGAAAACACAAGGCAGAATTACACCAGATGCTGGCTGATGGTGAAGCTGAAGTATCTAATCTAATTTCCATACTCGGAGAGCGAGAAACCTTTGTTCGG TTAGAGAAAAAAGCAGGCACACTTAAGGAACAGTCGGCCATGATTAAACCATTGTTGGATGATCTGGGACAAAAGAAGGAACAAAGGATCAAGGAATTCCTGGATGTTCAATTGCAAATTGTTAGGATATGTGCAGAAATAGCTGGTAACATCCATCAAAGAAGTTCTACTTCTGCTCAGGTAGACGAACGGGACTTAACTCTTAAAAGACTGGGAGAGCTGAAGTGCCAACTTCATGAGCTTCAAAAAGATAAG AACCTACGCTTGCAGAAGGTTGGTGCTTACATCAAATTGATTCAAGATCTGTCGTTGGTGTTGTCAGTCGACTTCTATAAAATGATATCTGGAGTCCATCCTAGTTTTGGTGATTCTTCAAACAACCTGACAGAAAGCATAAGTAATGAAACTCTTGCTAGACTTGCAGGAATTGTTCATTCACTAGagcaagagaaactacaaaggctACAAAAG CTACAAAACTTGGGGAGTACACTTGTTGAGTTATGGAATCTCATGGATATGCCTATGGATGAACAAAAAAGATTTGACCATGTAACCTGCTTGACATCATCATCTGTCGATTCGGTACTTGGGAAAGGTTGCCTTGCACTTGAATTAATTGATCAG GCTGAACATGAAGTTGAAAGATTGAATGTTCTAAAAGCTAGCAAGATGAAGGAACTTGTTTTAAAGAAGCAAAATGAGCTTGACAAAATTTACAGAAGTGTTCACATGGATGTTGATGGTGAAGGAGCAAGAGAAACACTTATTGGTCTCATAGATTCTG GGAAAGTAGATCTCGCAGAACTTCTCTCAAGAATGGATAATCAGACTGTGAAGGCTAAAGAGCAAGCTCTAAGCAGAAAAGACATTTTAGAAAAGGTGGAGAAATGGACATTTGCATCCGAGGAGGAGAATTGGCTCGATGATTATGAGAAG GATGAAAATCGTTATGCTGCTGGTCGAGGAGTGCATAAGAATCTTAAACGTGCAGAAAAAGCCCGGATACTGGTCAACAAAATACCAT CTCTGGTAGAGAATCTGGCTTCAAAAATAAAAACCTGGGAGAACGAAAAGGGATTGCCATTTATGTATGACAAG GTGCGAATGCTAGATAGCTTAGAAAATTATGTCAAACTCAGGCAgcaaagagaagaggagaaaCGACGATTCCGG GAAAGGAAGAAGCTGCAGGAACAATTTGCAACAGAGCAGGAAGCTCTTTTTGGGAGTAAGCCAAGCCCAATGAGGCAGTTTCCAACTAAGAAGCCCTTGGGCCAAAGCTCGAGTGCGAACATTGCTTGCGGAACGCCGACCGGTCGCCGTGTCTCAACACCATTTGGACGGCAGGGGATCGTATCATCAGGTAAGGAGAAAAAAGGTGGAAAGGGGAGCGTAGTTACACCAGATAACTATGTTTCCCTTCAAAAGGATGATTCTGTGTCTCACAACTCATCAATCTTATGA
- the LOC103998217 gene encoding cytochrome P450 72A397 yields the protein MESCDAALPYTLIGLVLRQPSPPHPGAASCPSRFLRDYASRATNTLLWICLISVTSLLCRRLARLVRLWVQGSRIPGPPSNPFLARSKLIPGCGSLGSLTGYLAELHEKYGPIVRLWLSPTQLLVSVKDTMLIKEVLIKAEDKLPLTGRAFHLAFGRSSLFVSSFEKVQKRRESLAEYMNGRIAVRANIIPSEIVECAMGRVDTIMAKGTLDCGSVSQQLAFYILGSTLFGDAFLDWPKASIYEKLLITISKDGCFWASYTIPPFWSREYWKYKHMCKRLKHLTEDIIQHCVEKYDLLSKIGHSSYKDNKDIEDEARFNDSVLLDNMPSGVLLQEEMAEYLNSKEELCGNILGLMFHGCLATSSLISSILTRLALHPELQQKLYAEIIAVQEKTCKLDSDDVQKMNLLMATVYESARLLPAGPLLQRCSLEHDIYLCSGVNVPAGAIMVVPLQLVQMDSYIWGKDAGRFNPLRFLSEATDHIGTHKKYEDFEKSAFLSEPKRKAAFLPFGYGTRACIGEKFATLGISTLIASLLQNYEIKLQPGSENDPKPIMSDCLLQQLLSSPEVVFAKRSKRKTWKSKGSS from the exons ATGGAATCCTGCGACGCTGCTCTTCCGTACACGCTGATCGGGCTCGTCCTCCGGCAGCCGTCGCCGCCCCATCCCGGCGCGGCCTCCTGCCCCAGCCGCTTTCTTCGGGACTACGCCTCCAGGGCCACCAACACCCTCCTCTGGATATGCCTCATCTCCGTCACCTCCCTCCTCTGCCGCAGGCTCGCTAGGCTGGTGCGGCTATGGGTCCAGGGCAGCCGGATCCCCGGTCCGCCCTCCAACCCCTTCCTCGCCCGTTCCAAGCTGATCCCCGGGTGTGGTTCCCTGGGGAGTCTCACCG GCTATCTTGCTGAGTTGCATGAGAAATATGGACCAATTGTCAGACTTTGGTTGAGCCCGACTCAGCTTCTTGTCTCTGTCAAAGATACTATGCTCATTAAAGAGGTGCTTATAAAGGCAGAGGATAAATTGCCATTGACTGGACGGGCATTTCATTTGGCTTTTGGTAGATCAAGCCTGTTTGTTTCATCCTTTGAGAAG GTACAAAAGAGAAGAGAATCTTTAGCAGAATACATGAACGGGAGAATAGCTGTGAGAGCAAATATTATTCCTTCTGAGATTGTTGAATGTGCCATGGGCAGAGTTGACACTATAATGGCTAAAGGTACCCTTGATTGTGGATCGGTTTCTCAACAGTTGGCATTTTACATCCTTGGGAGCACACTCTTTGGAGATGCATTTTTGGATTGGCCTAAAGCTAGCATTTATGAGAAGCTCCTTATAACAATTTCTAAAGATGGTTGCTTCTGGGCCTCTTATACAATCCCTCCTTTCTGGAGTAGAGAATACTGGAAGTACAAGCACATGTGCAAGAGGTTAAAACACTTAACCGAAGACATTATTCAGCATTGTGTGGAAAAATATGACTTGTTAAGCAAAATTGGTCACAGTTCTTACAAAGATAACAAGGATATTGAAGATGAAGCCAGGTTCAATGATTCTGTTCTGCTTGATAATATGCCTTCAGGTGTTCTCCTCCAGGAAGAGATGGCAGAGTATCTCAATTCCAAAGAAGAACTATGTGGGAACATATTGGGCCTGATGTTTCATGGATGTCTAGCTACTTCTAGCTTGATTAGTAGCATTCTGACAAGGCTTGCTTTACATCCTGAATTGCAGCAGAAG TTATATGCAGAGATCATTGCAGTTCAGGAGAAAACCTGCAAGTTGGACTCTGATGATGTACAAAAGATGAATTTACTTATGGCTACAGTCTACGAATCAGCTCGGTTATTGCCAGCTGGACCTTTGCTTCAAAGATGCTCTCTTGAACATG ATATTTATCTTTGTTCTGGCGTAAATGTACCAGCAGGAGCAATTATGGTTGTTCCTTTACAGTTGGTGCAGATGGATAGCTATATCTGGGGCAAGGATGCCGGTCGTTTTAATCCATTGCGCTTCTTGTCGGAGGCCACAGACCATATAG GAACACACAAGAAATATGAAGACTTCGAGAAAAGTGCTTTCCTTAGTGAACCAAAGAGAAAGGCAGCTTTTCTTCCTTTTGGATATGGGACACGAGCATGCATTGGCGAGAAATTTGCAACTCTTGGAATTTCAACACTGATTGCATCTTTGCTTCAGAACTATGAG ATAAAATTACAGCCAGGTTCGGAGAATGATCCAAAACCAATAATGAGTGACTGCCTCCTTCAGCAGCTTCTATCGAGCCCGGAGGTTGTGTTTGCGAAAAGAAGCAAGCGAAAGACATGGAAAAGTAAAGGTTCCTCATGA